The following are encoded together in the Luteolibacter rhizosphaerae genome:
- a CDS encoding class I SAM-dependent methyltransferase codes for MRHLLEAALAQREPLRQPGTDALRLIDGSGDGLPDIELEDFAGRWLLSTRDREIPPAMGSWLRDQGRTVYWKRLDQQQKESPSHLAGPRCDEVFSIHEEGLAFEISFQSGYSQGIFLDQRDNRAELRSRLKPGMTLLNTFAYTGAFSVYGAAAGATTTTLDLAQPYLDWAKRNFVLNDFDPEAHYFCKGDTFQWLARFAKQGRKFDGIVLDPPTFSRDKDGKVFRVEKDYGRLAELAFACLAPGGFLLASTNCRTLSPTTFEMQVRGVAKRAVRTRLAPMPADFTGEPYLKSLWVNA; via the coding sequence ATGCGCCATCTGCTCGAAGCCGCCCTCGCCCAGCGTGAACCGCTCCGACAGCCCGGAACGGATGCCCTCCGGCTGATCGATGGCAGCGGCGACGGCCTGCCGGACATTGAACTGGAAGACTTTGCGGGCAGGTGGTTGCTCTCGACCCGCGATCGCGAGATCCCGCCCGCGATGGGCTCGTGGCTGAGGGATCAAGGGCGGACGGTCTATTGGAAGCGGCTGGACCAGCAACAAAAGGAATCCCCTTCCCATCTTGCTGGCCCCCGATGCGACGAGGTCTTCTCCATCCACGAGGAAGGCCTAGCCTTCGAGATCTCATTCCAATCCGGCTACTCCCAAGGGATCTTCCTCGATCAACGCGACAACCGAGCGGAACTCCGCAGCCGCCTGAAGCCGGGGATGACCCTGCTCAATACCTTCGCCTACACCGGGGCATTCTCGGTCTACGGGGCAGCCGCCGGGGCGACCACGACCACGCTCGATCTCGCCCAGCCCTACCTCGACTGGGCCAAGCGGAACTTCGTTCTGAACGACTTCGACCCGGAAGCTCATTACTTCTGCAAGGGCGATACCTTCCAATGGCTGGCCCGCTTCGCGAAGCAGGGGCGAAAGTTCGATGGCATCGTGCTCGATCCCCCCACCTTCTCCCGTGACAAGGATGGCAAGGTCTTCCGGGTGGAGAAGGATTACGGGCGTCTAGCTGAGCTCGCCTTCGCATGCCTTGCTCCGGGAGGATTCCTGCTGGCCTCGACCAATTGCCGGACCCTGAGCCCAACGACATTCGAGATGCAGGTGCGAGGAGTGGCGAAGCGTGCGGTGAGAACCAGGCTGGCACCGATGCCCGCGGATTTCACCGGCGAGCCCTATCTGAAGAGCCTGTGGGTGAACGCGTGA
- the mqo gene encoding malate dehydrogenase (quinone) yields MPQSTHIQNPDVVLIGSGVMSSNLGALLKRLDPSLSIQVYEVTEELAQESSHGWNNAGTGHAGICELSYTPTHEADGTVKVGKAIEIFEHFDHSKQFWSYAIGSGMIDNPREFITPLPHISFVHGAKMVSYLKARYEGMAAHHFFREMEFSTDRETIKSWAPLLLDKRGDVPIAATKMDSGTDVNFGNISRKLLAWLGKQEGCGIATNHRVTDLNKTDLGWEVTVQNLATGETHHNNAKFVFVGAGGGSLKLLQKAGIPEAKGLGGFPIGGQWLVCDNPEIVAQHEAKVYGQPLDSAPTMAVPHLDTRYLDGKKTLLFGPFAAWTTKFLHKKGSYLDLPLSVKPDNLATLLKIGVSNLPLVRYLVQQGTQSMQDRMEVLHVFYPGAKAEDWKLIDAGIRVQAIKKTDGEAGIVHYGTEVITNEDKSISALLGASPGASVSVNIVMEVIKKCFGELLESPAGKARLKEMIPGWDEDLKKPENEARYREIDRRSCELLQLI; encoded by the coding sequence ATGCCGCAATCGACCCATATCCAGAATCCCGACGTTGTCCTGATCGGCAGCGGCGTGATGTCCTCCAATCTCGGCGCTCTACTCAAGCGTCTCGATCCTTCACTCTCCATCCAGGTCTACGAGGTCACCGAGGAACTCGCGCAAGAAAGCTCCCATGGCTGGAACAATGCGGGCACGGGTCACGCGGGAATTTGCGAGTTGAGCTACACGCCGACCCATGAAGCGGACGGCACGGTGAAGGTCGGCAAGGCGATCGAGATCTTCGAGCACTTCGACCACTCCAAGCAGTTCTGGTCCTATGCGATCGGCAGCGGGATGATCGACAATCCCCGCGAGTTCATCACTCCCCTACCCCATATCAGCTTCGTGCACGGGGCCAAGATGGTGTCCTACCTGAAGGCCCGCTACGAGGGCATGGCGGCGCACCATTTCTTCCGCGAGATGGAGTTCAGCACCGACCGCGAGACGATCAAGAGCTGGGCCCCGCTGCTGCTCGACAAGCGCGGCGACGTGCCGATCGCGGCGACGAAGATGGACAGCGGCACCGACGTGAACTTCGGCAACATCTCCCGCAAGCTGCTGGCATGGCTGGGCAAGCAGGAAGGTTGCGGGATCGCCACGAACCACCGCGTGACCGACCTGAACAAAACCGATTTGGGCTGGGAGGTCACGGTGCAAAACCTCGCCACGGGCGAGACGCATCACAACAACGCCAAGTTCGTCTTCGTAGGCGCAGGCGGCGGCAGCCTGAAGCTCCTCCAAAAGGCCGGGATTCCGGAAGCCAAGGGGCTCGGCGGCTTCCCGATCGGCGGCCAGTGGCTGGTCTGTGATAACCCCGAGATTGTGGCGCAACACGAGGCCAAGGTCTACGGACAGCCTCTCGACTCCGCGCCAACGATGGCGGTGCCCCATTTGGACACCCGCTATCTGGACGGGAAGAAGACCCTGCTCTTCGGTCCTTTCGCAGCCTGGACCACCAAGTTCCTGCACAAAAAGGGCAGCTACTTGGATCTGCCGCTCTCGGTGAAGCCGGACAATCTCGCCACGCTGCTCAAGATCGGCGTGAGCAATCTGCCGTTGGTCCGCTATCTGGTCCAACAGGGCACCCAGAGCATGCAGGACCGGATGGAGGTGCTACATGTCTTTTACCCCGGGGCCAAGGCGGAGGACTGGAAGCTCATCGATGCTGGTATCCGCGTGCAGGCGATCAAGAAGACCGACGGCGAAGCGGGCATCGTCCACTACGGCACGGAAGTGATCACCAACGAGGACAAAAGCATCTCCGCGCTGCTAGGAGCCTCGCCCGGTGCTTCCGTCTCGGTGAACATCGTGATGGAAGTGATTAAGAAATGCTTCGGCGAGTTACTGGAGAGCCCGGCAGGAAAGGCCCGATTGAAAGAGATGATCCCGGGCTGGGATGAAGATCTAAAGAAGCCGGAAAACGAAGCCCGCTACCGCGAGATCGACCGCCGGTCCTGCGAATTGCTGCAATTGATTTGA
- the lnt gene encoding apolipoprotein N-acyltransferase, with translation MRRLLPVLRPLAAILSGTGMALLFPPHSISKLVWLVMVPLLLALWSLGEEKRKRKAFGLGYLTGLGFFLLNLVWLRTVSDAGWIALSLYLSLFPAAWAVFASTLGNPWRKEAGEEGLFHAPLHAFVCGATWAGLEWLRGWLFTGFGWNPLGVAFHETPVFSQAADLLGATSLSILPIFVQAVLIQICVRRVSQYHSAERRRRVALACTTVLMISCYGYGIWRIRTANQAESIRLKALLVQLNIPQEAGKVEWEALDIHLGYEEDTIAALKKSRPDWVIWPETSLTGRILRMDDGTWAMPSDNLISIDRVREAGNFTLILGLNELEGEMHGEEYWVKENTRAWNTMTVMPPDGSLETFRKHHLVIFGEYIPFVDKLPFLAKIYEQQTGTRFGGGFSVGESLEPMKAQVRGQEVQIIPTVCFEDSVGRLVRKFTRDAPQVIVNITNDGWFKESEGAAQHFANARFRAIELRRPLVRASNTGVSAAVSTTGITLHPQTKKPQELRDANGSTFTRGSLIVDIDIPKHPSRTLYSMIGDWGLIGLSIASLLLMWWRCRRNTLPPEEAEA, from the coding sequence ATGAGACGTCTTCTTCCCGTTCTCCGTCCCCTTGCCGCCATTCTGAGCGGCACGGGGATGGCCCTGCTTTTCCCGCCGCACTCGATCAGCAAGCTGGTCTGGCTGGTGATGGTGCCGCTGCTGCTGGCACTGTGGAGCCTCGGGGAGGAGAAGCGCAAGCGGAAGGCCTTCGGTCTCGGCTATCTGACCGGCCTTGGCTTCTTCCTCCTCAATCTCGTCTGGCTCCGAACTGTAAGCGATGCGGGCTGGATCGCCCTTTCGCTTTACCTCTCCCTGTTCCCCGCGGCATGGGCGGTCTTCGCCTCCACCTTGGGCAATCCTTGGCGGAAGGAGGCAGGGGAGGAGGGGCTCTTCCATGCGCCGCTTCATGCTTTCGTCTGCGGAGCCACCTGGGCGGGCCTGGAGTGGCTGCGTGGCTGGCTCTTCACCGGCTTCGGCTGGAATCCCTTGGGTGTGGCCTTCCATGAGACCCCGGTGTTCTCGCAAGCTGCAGATCTGTTAGGGGCTACCAGTCTCTCGATCCTGCCGATCTTCGTTCAGGCCGTCCTGATTCAGATCTGCGTCCGCCGCGTCTCCCAATATCATTCCGCCGAGCGTCGCCGCCGGGTCGCGCTTGCCTGCACCACGGTCCTGATGATCTCTTGCTACGGCTACGGCATCTGGCGGATCAGGACGGCCAATCAGGCCGAATCGATCCGACTGAAAGCCCTGCTGGTTCAACTCAACATCCCTCAGGAGGCAGGCAAGGTCGAATGGGAGGCCCTCGATATCCACCTGGGCTACGAGGAAGACACCATCGCGGCTCTCAAGAAATCCCGCCCCGACTGGGTGATCTGGCCCGAGACTTCTCTAACAGGCCGCATCCTCCGGATGGACGATGGCACTTGGGCCATGCCCTCCGACAACCTCATCTCTATCGATCGCGTCCGCGAGGCCGGGAACTTCACCCTGATCCTCGGCCTCAACGAACTCGAAGGTGAGATGCACGGCGAGGAGTATTGGGTGAAGGAGAATACCCGGGCATGGAACACCATGACGGTCATGCCTCCGGATGGCAGTCTCGAGACCTTCCGCAAGCATCACCTCGTGATCTTCGGCGAATACATCCCCTTCGTCGACAAGCTGCCCTTCCTCGCCAAGATCTACGAACAGCAGACCGGCACCCGCTTCGGCGGCGGCTTCTCGGTGGGTGAGAGCCTGGAGCCGATGAAGGCGCAGGTGAGGGGGCAAGAGGTGCAGATCATTCCGACCGTCTGCTTTGAAGACAGCGTGGGCCGTCTCGTCCGGAAGTTCACTCGGGACGCTCCACAGGTCATCGTGAACATCACGAACGATGGCTGGTTCAAGGAGAGCGAGGGAGCCGCGCAGCATTTCGCTAACGCCCGTTTTCGCGCCATCGAATTGCGCCGCCCGCTGGTCCGCGCCTCGAATACGGGAGTTAGCGCCGCCGTATCGACTACCGGGATCACCCTGCATCCCCAGACCAAGAAACCACAGGAACTCCGCGACGCGAATGGCAGCACCTTCACTCGAGGATCCCTGATCGTGGATATCGATATCCCGAAGCATCCTTCGCGGACCCTCTACTCCATGATCGGAGACTGGGGCCTCATCGGACTCTCGATCGCGAGCCTCCTGCTGATGTGGTGGCGTTGCCGTCGAAACACGCTCCCGCCTGAAGAAGCCGAAGCTTAA
- a CDS encoding RNA polymerase sigma factor produces MRMEAALTFPNFRMPAPRPIPASQSADGDDIDVALMYRIAEGDEQAFRQLVERHQNAVVGTVARMLGDPTEAEDIAQLAFLRVWKHAKRWRPDAKFTTYLFTITRNLVFNESRRRTRRKEVSTDEREEESGFQMAAEARQGPEEEAMKLEMHQQIDRAIATLPEAQRTAVILYSYESLPYEEIAVVLKTSVSSVKSLLFRARTTLRERLATYLAD; encoded by the coding sequence ATGAGAATGGAAGCCGCACTGACCTTCCCGAACTTCCGCATGCCAGCACCACGCCCGATCCCAGCGAGCCAGAGCGCGGATGGGGACGACATTGACGTGGCCCTGATGTATCGGATCGCGGAGGGTGACGAGCAGGCCTTCCGCCAATTGGTGGAGCGGCACCAGAATGCCGTGGTGGGCACGGTGGCCCGCATGCTGGGTGACCCGACCGAGGCGGAGGACATCGCCCAACTGGCCTTCCTGAGGGTGTGGAAACATGCGAAACGCTGGCGGCCGGACGCCAAGTTCACCACTTACCTTTTCACGATCACCCGGAACCTCGTATTCAACGAGTCCCGGCGGAGGACCCGGCGCAAGGAAGTCTCCACCGACGAGCGCGAGGAAGAGAGCGGCTTCCAGATGGCAGCCGAGGCGCGCCAAGGGCCTGAAGAGGAGGCCATGAAGCTGGAGATGCATCAGCAGATCGACCGCGCCATCGCAACCCTGCCGGAAGCCCAGCGCACGGCAGTGATCCTCTACAGCTACGAATCCCTGCCCTACGAGGAAATCGCCGTCGTATTGAAGACCTCGGTATCCTCGGTGAAGAGTCTGCTCTTCCGGGCCAGGACAACCTTGAGGGAGCGGCTGGCCACTTATCTGGCGGATTGA
- the tatA gene encoding twin-arginine translocase TatA/TatE family subunit → MGGLGGQEMIIIFLIVLLLFGAKKLPELARGVGKSMGEFKKARDDFEREITRSEDDVRRRDEAKAKADDEIRIREAAGKEPVEKA, encoded by the coding sequence ATCGGCGGCCTCGGCGGTCAGGAGATGATCATCATCTTCCTCATCGTGCTGCTGCTCTTCGGTGCGAAAAAGCTGCCCGAACTGGCCCGCGGGGTCGGCAAGAGCATGGGAGAATTCAAGAAGGCCCGTGACGACTTCGAGCGCGAGATTACCCGCTCGGAAGACGATGTCCGTCGCCGTGACGAAGCGAAGGCCAAGGCCGACGACGAGATCCGCATCCGTGAAGCTGCGGGCAAGGAACCGGTCGAGAAGGCCTGA
- a CDS encoding phospho-sugar mutase has protein sequence MSDLASRLDEALAHGLLLESSRVNIDLLLAGSATKVACEAVRELAEAGEWQELNDRFFKTLAFGTGGLRGRTIGRIVTKAEQGQGGPNERPEHPCAGTATMNFFNVSRAVRGLIAYAKQHVGSSRKAKLVFAHDSRHFSRDFAEYCAKASAELGCDAVLFESGRSTPELSFAIRDLRADAGVVLTASHNPAHDNGFKAYFNDGAQIVEPHASAIIAEVNALQNEIYEPLPPDQQGSVTIVGADLDRRYMDRLKSLLMRPELLQGSSTKVVYTNLHGVGGVIIVPMLRELGFEVLTVPEQDIQDGRFPTVESPNPENPPALKMAIDLAIKEGAELMIGTDPDNDRMGVAVREADGSMRVLTGNQIGSLMAWYRAKTALEIGWLNDTTRARALFVKTYVTTELQSAIADKYGIGVVNTLTGFKYIAEKLRKYEDAIPADKKGSDYRSLDEATTRALRLEYSRFFLFGGEESYGYLGCDFVRDKDGNGAAVMFAEVAAYAKSVGKSLATLLDDIFREFGYYEERGKSLTMEGADGAAKIQALAGTYSLNPPEEVDGSKVSSVRDFATQDLFDAEGDPLPKEKMLFVDLEDGRAFAVRPSGTEPKIKFYLYGKSVPSDDLAGSRSKVAASLDGLWAWIEADAKARLA, from the coding sequence ATGAGCGACCTCGCCTCCCGACTTGACGAAGCCCTGGCCCACGGACTCCTGCTGGAAAGCTCCCGAGTGAACATCGACCTGCTGCTGGCAGGCTCCGCTACCAAGGTGGCCTGCGAGGCTGTCCGCGAACTGGCCGAGGCCGGCGAGTGGCAGGAACTCAACGACCGCTTCTTCAAGACCCTCGCTTTCGGGACCGGCGGCCTGCGCGGCCGCACCATCGGTCGCATCGTGACCAAGGCGGAGCAGGGGCAGGGTGGACCCAACGAGCGCCCGGAGCACCCCTGCGCCGGCACCGCGACGATGAATTTCTTCAACGTCTCCCGCGCGGTCCGCGGCCTGATCGCCTACGCCAAGCAGCACGTGGGAAGCTCCCGCAAGGCGAAGCTGGTCTTCGCTCACGACAGCCGCCACTTCTCGCGCGATTTTGCCGAATACTGCGCCAAGGCCTCCGCCGAACTGGGCTGCGATGCCGTGCTCTTTGAGTCGGGCCGCTCGACCCCGGAGCTTTCCTTCGCGATCCGCGATCTGCGGGCCGATGCCGGCGTGGTCCTGACCGCCAGCCACAATCCCGCGCACGACAATGGCTTCAAGGCCTACTTCAACGACGGTGCTCAGATCGTGGAGCCCCACGCCTCCGCCATCATCGCCGAGGTGAACGCCCTCCAGAACGAGATCTACGAGCCGCTGCCACCGGATCAACAAGGCTCAGTCACCATCGTCGGCGCGGATCTCGACCGCCGTTACATGGATCGACTGAAGTCGCTGCTGATGCGCCCGGAACTCCTTCAAGGTAGTAGCACCAAGGTCGTCTACACCAACCTCCACGGCGTCGGCGGCGTGATCATCGTTCCGATGCTGCGCGAGCTTGGTTTCGAGGTTCTCACCGTGCCGGAACAGGATATCCAGGACGGTCGCTTCCCGACCGTGGAATCTCCGAACCCGGAGAACCCGCCCGCACTCAAGATGGCCATCGACCTCGCCATCAAGGAAGGTGCGGAGCTTATGATCGGCACCGATCCGGACAATGACCGCATGGGGGTCGCCGTGCGCGAGGCGGACGGCTCCATGCGCGTCCTGACCGGAAATCAGATCGGATCCCTGATGGCGTGGTATCGCGCCAAGACCGCCCTCGAGATCGGCTGGCTGAACGACACTACCCGTGCCCGCGCGCTGTTCGTCAAAACCTACGTCACCACTGAGCTTCAAAGCGCCATCGCAGATAAATACGGCATCGGAGTGGTGAATACCCTGACCGGTTTCAAATACATCGCCGAGAAGCTCCGCAAGTATGAGGACGCGATCCCGGCCGACAAGAAGGGCTCCGACTACCGCTCGCTCGATGAGGCCACGACCCGTGCCCTGCGCCTCGAATACTCCCGCTTCTTCCTCTTCGGTGGCGAGGAGAGCTACGGCTACCTCGGCTGCGACTTTGTTCGCGATAAGGATGGCAATGGCGCCGCCGTGATGTTCGCGGAGGTCGCCGCCTACGCGAAGTCGGTCGGCAAATCCCTCGCCACGCTGCTGGACGACATCTTCCGCGAGTTCGGCTACTACGAGGAGCGCGGCAAGTCGCTCACGATGGAAGGTGCGGATGGTGCCGCGAAGATCCAAGCACTCGCCGGAACCTACTCGCTCAACCCGCCGGAGGAAGTCGATGGCTCGAAGGTCTCCAGCGTCCGCGATTTCGCAACCCAGGATCTTTTCGATGCCGAGGGCGATCCGCTGCCGAAGGAGAAAATGCTCTTCGTCGATCTGGAAGACGGCCGCGCCTTCGCGGTCCGCCCCTCCGGCACCGAGCCGAAGATCAAGTTCTACCTCTACGGCAAGTCGGTGCCCTCTGACGACCTCGCCGGCTCCCGCTCGAAGGTTGCGGCCTCGCTCGATGGCCTCTGGGCTTGGATCGAGGCTGATGCCAAGGCGCGTCTCGCTTAA
- the hrpB gene encoding ATP-dependent helicase HrpB: MRLPVHEIEGDLKAAVAGGNRDRVLLKAPTGSGKSTAVPGMLMDAGIEGRILVIEPRRMAARLLAGWVAKLRGSSLGGEVGYAVRFDTKYGRDTRLIYLTDGVFQRWMQEDPTLAGVGAVVFDEFHERRLAVDVALGRCLDLQEQARPDLRVLVMSATLETRGLADFLAPAKMLEAGGRTFPIEVAYRPDRPKVNDRRGGPPQETPVWEKIATVCKEALALPDAGDLLCFLPGMHEIRKTVETLENSSFTRNHDIFPLHGGLPPAAQEAAVSPGKRPKIIVSTNVAETSLTIEGVRTVIDAGLAREASFDPRRGIDTLLIRKISRASAEQRAGRAGRTGPGRAFRLWSEGEHARREAFDAPEVRRVDLAEVVLLLKAAGVGEVRDFRWLDAPLEDSLRRAESLLHDLGALDAEGALTEEGRAMAALPLEPRYSRLMLAGVEQGCVAEMAFIAAAVQGEGIFTSKRGGIGRKDFVFPGDGSDFEAEWRAFDSAAGMDFDPRRCAPLGIHGRGAREVAQGFDRLQRLALQRGWPWEGVDFAKRREAVGRAMLASFSDRLAVRFGEATLACRVVGKRRGKLDDESAAKQAVAFVAAEITEVEGREVIVQLRRATAVDPEWLKELFPEDFGFTDGASYDEPRRRVVARKETKFRDLVLESKESDHGVNLDAAAEILAAKVLSGELILKNWDAAVDQWCARLDGLGKWMPELDLPGWSEEDRAAAVAQICHGAVSYKDIKERQVWPVLKEWLSGAQRAALDSYAPERIALPNGQNPKITYEMGKDPWIALRVRDLFGVWQTPTIASGRVPLLVHILAPSMRPWQMTKDLGSFWANGYTQMKKDLAGRYPKQPWPDDPKAWLAAGGGKR; this comes from the coding sequence GTGCGTTTGCCTGTCCACGAAATCGAAGGAGATCTGAAAGCCGCGGTAGCCGGCGGAAACCGGGACCGAGTGCTCCTGAAGGCCCCTACCGGCTCCGGTAAATCGACGGCCGTGCCGGGGATGCTCATGGACGCAGGGATCGAGGGGCGGATTCTCGTGATCGAGCCCCGGCGAATGGCGGCGCGCCTGCTGGCAGGCTGGGTGGCGAAGCTGCGAGGCAGCAGCTTGGGTGGTGAAGTGGGCTACGCGGTGCGTTTCGACACCAAATACGGTCGGGATACCCGGCTGATCTATCTCACGGATGGCGTATTCCAGCGCTGGATGCAGGAGGATCCGACGCTGGCAGGCGTCGGGGCGGTGGTTTTCGACGAATTCCACGAGCGACGTCTGGCCGTGGACGTGGCGCTGGGGCGTTGCTTGGATCTGCAAGAACAGGCCAGGCCGGACCTGCGGGTGCTCGTCATGTCCGCCACGCTCGAAACGCGGGGTCTGGCGGATTTCCTGGCTCCGGCGAAAATGCTGGAAGCCGGGGGGCGGACTTTCCCGATCGAAGTGGCCTATCGTCCGGATCGTCCGAAGGTCAACGACCGCCGGGGCGGTCCGCCGCAGGAAACGCCGGTGTGGGAGAAGATTGCGACCGTCTGCAAGGAGGCCTTGGCCCTGCCGGATGCCGGTGACCTGCTGTGCTTCCTGCCCGGAATGCATGAGATCCGGAAGACGGTGGAGACGCTGGAGAACTCGTCTTTTACCCGGAACCACGACATCTTCCCGCTCCATGGCGGGCTGCCTCCAGCGGCTCAAGAGGCGGCAGTTTCCCCCGGGAAGCGACCCAAGATCATTGTTTCGACCAACGTGGCGGAAACCTCGCTGACCATCGAGGGGGTGCGGACGGTGATTGATGCGGGTCTGGCTCGTGAGGCGAGCTTCGACCCTCGCCGCGGGATCGATACCCTGTTGATCCGCAAGATCTCCCGGGCCTCCGCGGAGCAGCGGGCGGGTCGCGCCGGCCGAACCGGGCCGGGACGGGCGTTCCGGCTCTGGAGCGAGGGCGAGCATGCCCGGCGCGAGGCCTTCGATGCGCCGGAGGTGCGGCGGGTGGATCTGGCGGAAGTGGTTCTACTTCTGAAGGCGGCGGGGGTCGGCGAGGTGCGGGACTTCCGCTGGTTGGATGCCCCTTTGGAAGACAGCCTCCGACGGGCGGAATCGCTGCTGCACGATCTCGGGGCACTGGATGCGGAGGGCGCGCTGACGGAGGAAGGGCGGGCGATGGCTGCCCTGCCCTTGGAACCGCGTTACTCGCGGCTGATGCTGGCAGGGGTCGAGCAGGGTTGCGTGGCCGAGATGGCTTTCATTGCCGCCGCGGTGCAGGGAGAAGGAATCTTCACTTCAAAGCGCGGAGGAATCGGGCGGAAGGACTTCGTGTTCCCCGGGGACGGAAGCGATTTTGAGGCGGAGTGGCGGGCATTCGACTCGGCGGCCGGAATGGACTTTGATCCGCGGCGATGTGCGCCGCTGGGGATTCATGGCCGCGGGGCGCGTGAGGTGGCTCAGGGATTCGATCGCTTGCAGCGTCTGGCACTTCAGCGCGGGTGGCCATGGGAAGGCGTGGACTTCGCGAAGCGCCGCGAGGCTGTGGGGCGTGCGATGCTGGCATCCTTCAGCGATCGCCTGGCGGTGCGCTTCGGGGAGGCTACTCTCGCCTGCCGTGTGGTCGGCAAGCGTCGCGGCAAGTTGGATGACGAGAGTGCAGCCAAGCAGGCGGTGGCCTTCGTGGCCGCGGAGATCACGGAGGTGGAGGGGCGCGAGGTGATTGTGCAATTGCGGCGGGCTACCGCGGTGGATCCGGAGTGGCTGAAGGAGCTGTTTCCCGAGGATTTCGGTTTCACCGACGGCGCGAGCTACGATGAGCCCCGTAGAAGAGTGGTGGCACGCAAGGAGACGAAGTTCCGGGATCTGGTGCTTGAGTCCAAGGAGAGCGACCACGGAGTGAATCTGGACGCCGCGGCGGAGATCTTGGCGGCCAAGGTATTGTCGGGTGAACTGATCTTGAAGAACTGGGATGCTGCGGTGGACCAGTGGTGCGCGCGTCTCGACGGTTTGGGTAAATGGATGCCGGAGCTCGATCTGCCCGGGTGGTCGGAAGAGGACCGCGCGGCGGCCGTGGCCCAGATCTGTCATGGGGCCGTGTCCTACAAGGACATCAAGGAGCGCCAAGTCTGGCCGGTGCTGAAGGAGTGGCTGAGCGGGGCACAACGCGCGGCTCTCGATTCCTATGCGCCGGAGCGGATCGCGCTGCCCAACGGACAGAATCCGAAAATTACCTACGAGATGGGCAAGGATCCGTGGATCGCCTTGCGAGTGCGGGATCTCTTCGGGGTTTGGCAGACGCCGACGATCGCGAGCGGGCGGGTTCCCCTGCTGGTTCACATCTTGGCACCGAGCATGCGGCCGTGGCAGATGACGAAGGATCTGGGAAGCTTTTGGGCAAACGGCTATACCCAGATGAAGAAGGATCTGGCAGGGCGCTATCCGAAGCAGCCTTGGCCGGATGATCCGAAGGCATGGCTTGCCGCGGGCGGCGGGAAACGCTGA
- a CDS encoding PEP-CTERM sorting domain-containing protein (PEP-CTERM proteins occur, often in large numbers, in the proteomes of bacteria that also encode an exosortase, a predicted intramembrane cysteine proteinase. The presence of a PEP-CTERM domain at a protein's C-terminus predicts cleavage within the sorting domain, followed by covalent anchoring to some some component of the (usually Gram-negative) cell surface. Many PEP-CTERM proteins exhibit an unusual sequence composition that includes large numbers of potential glycosylation sites. Expression of one such protein has been shown restore the ability of a bacterium to form floc, a type of biofilm.), which produces MPLFPRLLLVSILFSGFASAATTAVSLETDYTGAPAFSINTSDTEVRDLSNLSGLTPGQSIQVEFTPSAPAFWEGFFYYPAGELTVTWTATVEINIDGNIFSFTDTWTLGPQIVPESGAGGVYGYQFGADPESHAFVVPWGTDLSDVTITLRDLTSISSGYFTWSTMSLNGTLTTSSVPEPSAMALSLILPAALLLRRRRK; this is translated from the coding sequence ATGCCTCTATTCCCTCGCCTGCTACTTGTTTCTATCCTCTTCTCCGGTTTCGCCAGCGCTGCTACCACCGCTGTGAGCTTGGAAACGGACTACACCGGAGCCCCCGCGTTCTCGATCAATACCTCCGACACGGAGGTGCGCGATCTCAGCAACCTATCCGGACTAACCCCCGGTCAGTCGATCCAAGTGGAGTTCACCCCCAGTGCTCCGGCCTTCTGGGAAGGTTTCTTTTATTATCCTGCGGGCGAGCTGACGGTGACTTGGACCGCCACGGTAGAGATCAATATCGACGGCAACATCTTCAGCTTCACCGATACTTGGACTCTCGGTCCGCAGATCGTCCCTGAGAGCGGTGCGGGCGGGGTCTATGGCTATCAATTCGGAGCGGATCCAGAATCGCATGCCTTCGTGGTGCCTTGGGGCACGGACCTGAGCGATGTGACGATCACCCTGCGTGATCTGACCTCGATCAGCAGCGGCTACTTCACTTGGTCGACGATGTCCCTCAATGGCACCCTGACCACGAGCAGCGTGCCGGAGCCTTCCGCGATGGCGCTCTCCCTGATCCTGCCCGCCGCACTGCTGCTGCGCAGGCGGCGGAAGTAA